One Rosa chinensis cultivar Old Blush chromosome 3, RchiOBHm-V2, whole genome shotgun sequence DNA window includes the following coding sequences:
- the LOC112192319 gene encoding transcription initiation factor IIB, which produces MSDAYCSDCKRQTEVVFDHSAGDTVCSECGLVLESHSIDETSEWRTFANESGDNDPVRVGGPTNPLLADGGLSTVIAKPNGASGEFLSSSLGRWQNRGSNPDRGLILAFKTIATMSDRLGLVATIKDRANEIYKRVEDQKSSRGRNQDALLAACLYIACRQEDKPRTVKEICSVANGATKKEIGRAKEYIVKQLGLEKGQSVEMGTIHAGDFMRRFCSNLGMNNQAVKAAQEAVQKSEEFDIRRSPISIAAAVIYIITQLSDDKKPLKDISLATGVAEGTIRNSYKDLYPHVSKIIPNWYAKEEDLKNLCSP; this is translated from the exons ATGTCCGATGCGTATTGCTCCGACTGCAAGCGCCAGACGGAGGTGGTGTTCGATCACTCCGCCGGCGACACCGTCTGCTCCGAGTGCGGCCTGGTCCTCGAGTCCCATTCCATCGACGAGACGTCCGAGTGGCGAACCTTCGCCAACGAGTCCGGCGATAACGACCCCGTCCGTGTCGGTGGCCCCACCAACCCGCTCTTGGCCGATGGCGGATTGTCCACCGTCATCGCCAAGCCCAATGGAGCTTCCGGCGAGTTCCTCTCTTCGTCTTTGGGCAGGTGGCAGAACCGCGGCTCCAATCCGGATCGGGGCTTGATACTCGCCTTCAAAACCATCGCTACCATGTCCGATAG GTTGGGCCTTGTTGCAACCATCAAG GATCGAGCTAATGAGATATATAAGAGGGTGGAAGATCAAAAGTCTAGTAGAGGAAGAAATCAGGATGCATTATTGGCTGCTTGCCTATACATTGCTTGTCGACAAGAAGACAAGCCCCGCACTGTAAAGG AAATTTGCTCCGTTGCCAATGGAGCCACAAAGAAAGAAATTGGCCGAGCAAAAGAATACATAGTGAAACAGCTGGGATTGGAGAAGGGTCAGTCAGTGGAGATGGGAACAATACATGCCGGGGACTTTATG AGGCGTTTCTGTTCCAACCTTGGTATGAATAATCAAGCGGTCAAAGCTGCTCAAGAAGCTGTGCAGAAGTCGGAAGAATTTGATATAAG GAGGAGCCCTATATCAATAGCAGCAGctgttatatatattataactCAACTTTCAGATGATAAGAAGCCTTTAAAAG ATATCTCACTCGCTACTGGAGTAGCAGAAGGAACTATCAGAAACTCATACAAAGACCTTTATCCTCATGTATCTAAGATAATACCCAACTGGTATGCCAAGGAGGAGGATCTGAAGAACCTTTGCAGCCCTTGA